From the Micromonospora lupini genome, one window contains:
- a CDS encoding Rne/Rng family ribonuclease — MLENEPEGGERTGSQPAGDTADQSTTTDGAAGTERAGVESAEPAAPPRRARATRRRAAPLNQPEQAEAPVEASTGGAGAVESPQAEVFAPISGDLDVAPKTPRRRRKAAPVETTAEEPLVAASAELASPEVVPPVKVTRTRRKKATPAAAEPPAVAEPAAVEEPPAEELPAVAEPEAVEEDAAETPAESDLRQAETELNEAQTSPGAPVAAQAFGVTQESSGEVAPGVAVANVADEPIEPAEVIETEQPRTRRRRAALSAPTVLFMAPQPDAVPVTRPAEPAPVAEEPAVEAEPSRRRRRGRRDAEPVEPVEAVEAEEEPTEEADEATEADEDDEDSAAARRRRRRGRRGRGRGKGGADDAEDEDSDEAAQADEEETAEVEAEGDEDEESEGGDGLTRRRRRRRRRGAGDTEGAADDGVPTVVKIREPRRTVDEVQGVSGSTRLEAKRQRRRDGREQRRTRPPILSESEFLARREAVDRVMAVRQRGDRTQIAVLEDGVLVEHYVTRNSSGTMAGNVYLGKVQNVLPSMEAAFVDVGRGRNAVLYAGEVNWDTSGLEGRARSIEQALRSGDSVLVQVTKDPIGHKGARLTSHIALSGRHLVYVPNGNASGISRKLPDTERKRLRDVLKKLVPDGAGVIVRTAAEGASEDELARDVKRLQAQWEDIQAKAAEGGAPVLLYEEPDLVIRVVRDLFNEDFRELVIEGEQSYGMVESYLSHVSPDLVDRVRRHVGTSDVFAEYRIDEQIIKGLDRKVFLPSGGSLVIDKTEAMTVVDVNTGKYTGSGGNLEETVTRNNLEAAEEIVRQLRLRDIGGIVVIDFIDMVLESNRELVLRRLTECLGRDRTKHQVTEITSLGLVQMTRKRIGAGLLEAFSETCECCKGRGVIMHTEPVPEKPRTGGAAEKVKAVASSAPAAPAAPAAENGTASSRRRARKSAPAERAVVEVVDTDTSAEPDADYQDTMGYDLSRYEAETEAAPALSDSQQGESARLAAADDPDALADGDTDEEAGGAGRRRSRRGGARRRTRP, encoded by the coding sequence ATGCTCGAGAACGAGCCCGAGGGCGGCGAACGGACCGGTTCACAGCCGGCCGGCGACACCGCTGACCAGAGCACCACCACCGACGGCGCCGCCGGCACGGAACGGGCGGGCGTCGAGAGCGCCGAGCCTGCCGCGCCGCCACGGCGGGCGCGGGCCACCAGGCGTCGGGCCGCACCGCTCAACCAGCCGGAGCAGGCCGAGGCGCCCGTCGAGGCGTCCACCGGCGGAGCCGGGGCCGTCGAGTCGCCGCAGGCGGAGGTCTTCGCCCCGATCTCCGGTGACCTGGACGTCGCCCCGAAGACCCCCCGACGCCGCCGCAAGGCGGCCCCCGTCGAGACGACCGCCGAGGAGCCGCTGGTCGCCGCCAGCGCGGAGCTGGCCTCTCCCGAGGTCGTTCCGCCGGTCAAGGTGACCCGCACCAGGCGCAAGAAGGCGACGCCCGCCGCCGCGGAGCCGCCGGCCGTCGCGGAGCCCGCCGCCGTCGAGGAGCCTCCCGCCGAGGAGCTGCCGGCAGTCGCGGAGCCCGAAGCCGTCGAGGAGGACGCCGCCGAGACGCCTGCGGAGTCCGACCTGCGTCAGGCGGAAACCGAGCTGAACGAGGCGCAGACCTCGCCGGGCGCCCCCGTCGCCGCGCAGGCGTTCGGTGTCACGCAGGAGTCCTCCGGCGAGGTGGCGCCCGGTGTGGCAGTGGCGAACGTGGCCGATGAGCCGATCGAGCCGGCCGAGGTCATCGAGACCGAGCAGCCGCGTACGCGTCGTCGGCGGGCCGCGCTCTCCGCGCCCACCGTGCTGTTCATGGCGCCGCAGCCGGACGCCGTGCCGGTGACCCGGCCGGCGGAGCCCGCTCCGGTGGCCGAGGAGCCGGCCGTCGAGGCCGAGCCGTCCCGTCGGCGGCGGCGTGGTCGCCGCGACGCCGAGCCGGTGGAGCCGGTCGAGGCCGTCGAGGCCGAGGAGGAGCCGACCGAGGAGGCCGACGAGGCCACCGAGGCGGACGAGGACGACGAGGACAGCGCCGCCGCGCGTCGCCGCCGTCGGCGTGGCCGCCGCGGTCGGGGCCGGGGCAAGGGCGGCGCCGACGACGCCGAGGACGAGGATTCCGACGAGGCGGCGCAGGCCGACGAGGAGGAGACCGCCGAGGTCGAGGCCGAGGGTGACGAGGACGAGGAGTCCGAGGGTGGGGACGGTTTGACCCGTCGTCGCCGTCGTCGTCGCCGCCGGGGCGCCGGCGACACCGAGGGTGCCGCCGACGACGGTGTGCCCACCGTGGTCAAGATCCGCGAGCCGCGTCGCACTGTCGACGAGGTCCAGGGCGTGTCCGGCTCGACCCGGCTGGAGGCCAAGCGCCAGCGCCGTCGGGACGGCCGGGAGCAGCGGCGTACGCGGCCGCCGATCCTCAGCGAGTCGGAGTTCCTGGCCCGCCGGGAGGCGGTCGACCGGGTGATGGCGGTCCGGCAGCGCGGTGACCGCACCCAGATCGCCGTCCTGGAGGACGGTGTGCTGGTCGAGCACTACGTCACCCGCAACTCCTCGGGCACCATGGCCGGCAACGTCTACCTGGGCAAGGTGCAGAACGTGCTGCCCAGCATGGAGGCGGCGTTCGTCGACGTCGGCCGGGGCCGCAACGCGGTGCTGTACGCCGGTGAGGTCAACTGGGACACCTCCGGGCTGGAGGGGCGTGCCCGCTCGATCGAGCAGGCGCTGCGCTCCGGCGACTCGGTGCTGGTGCAGGTCACCAAGGACCCGATCGGGCACAAGGGCGCGCGGCTGACCAGCCACATCGCCCTCTCCGGCCGGCACCTGGTCTACGTGCCCAACGGCAACGCGTCCGGGATCAGCCGCAAGCTGCCGGACACCGAGCGCAAGCGGCTGCGTGACGTGCTCAAGAAGCTGGTCCCGGACGGCGCCGGCGTGATCGTCCGTACGGCTGCCGAGGGCGCCAGCGAGGACGAGCTGGCCCGCGACGTCAAGCGGCTCCAGGCGCAGTGGGAGGACATCCAGGCCAAGGCCGCCGAGGGCGGTGCCCCGGTGCTGCTCTACGAGGAGCCCGACCTGGTCATCCGGGTGGTCCGGGACCTGTTCAACGAGGACTTCCGCGAGCTGGTCATCGAGGGCGAGCAGTCGTACGGCATGGTCGAGTCGTACCTGTCGCACGTCTCTCCGGACCTGGTCGACCGGGTGCGCCGGCACGTGGGCACGAGCGACGTGTTCGCCGAGTACCGGATCGACGAGCAGATCATCAAGGGCCTGGACCGCAAGGTGTTCCTGCCCTCCGGCGGCTCGCTGGTGATCGACAAGACCGAGGCCATGACTGTCGTCGACGTCAACACCGGCAAGTACACCGGCTCCGGCGGCAACCTGGAGGAGACGGTCACCCGCAACAACCTGGAGGCGGCGGAGGAGATCGTCCGCCAGCTCCGGCTGCGCGACATCGGCGGCATCGTGGTGATCGACTTCATCGACATGGTGTTGGAGTCGAACCGGGAGCTGGTGCTGCGTCGGCTCACCGAGTGCCTGGGTCGGGACCGCACCAAGCACCAGGTCACCGAGATCACCTCGCTCGGTCTGGTGCAGATGACCCGTAAGCGGATCGGCGCGGGCCTGCTGGAGGCGTTCAGCGAGACCTGCGAGTGCTGCAAGGGTCGGGGCGTCATCATGCACACCGAGCCGGTGCCGGAGAAGCCGCGTACCGGTGGGGCGGCGGAGAAGGTCAAGGCGGTGGCCTCGTCGGCGCCGGCCGCTCCGGCCGCTCCGGCCGCCGAGAACGGCACCGCGTCCTCCCGCCGCCGGGCGCGCAAGAGCGCCCCGGCGGAGCGCGCGGTGGTCGAGGTCGTCGACACCGACACCAGCGCCGAACCGGACGCCGACTACCAGGACACCATGGGGTACGACCTGTCCCGCTACGAGGCGGAGACCGAGGCCGCTCCGGCGCTTTCCGACAGCCAGCAGGGCGAGTCGGCCCGGCTGGCCGCGGCGGACGACCCGGACGCGCTCGCGGACGGTGACACCGACGAGGAGGCCGGTGGCGCGGGGCGTCGCCGCTCCCGCCGCGGTGGCGCCCGCCGGCGGACCCGCCCCTGA
- a CDS encoding TIGR03936 family radical SAM-associated protein — MRYAKRGPLRFTSHRDFARAFERALRRAAVPIAFSQGFTPHPKISYASAAPTGVASEAEYLEIGLQAPVEPEALRAALDAALSPGLDVLEVVIADGGSLADRIEASHWHIELPEVDSATLRAAVDAFTAADEVLVERMTKQGRRTFDARAAVMSIDVLSPTQTPSGAPAVPCAILELVVRQVTPSVRPDDVLSGLRVVADLEPPVSPRVTRLAQGTLTAQGAIVDPLDADRGGAAIVGH; from the coding sequence AAGCGCGGCCCGCTGCGGTTCACCTCGCACCGGGACTTCGCCCGGGCGTTCGAGCGTGCGCTGCGTCGTGCCGCCGTACCGATCGCCTTCTCCCAGGGCTTCACCCCGCACCCGAAGATCTCCTACGCCAGCGCCGCGCCCACCGGGGTGGCGAGTGAGGCGGAGTACCTGGAGATCGGCCTCCAGGCTCCGGTCGAGCCGGAGGCGCTGCGTGCCGCGCTCGACGCCGCGCTCTCACCCGGGCTGGACGTGTTGGAGGTGGTGATCGCCGACGGTGGCAGCCTGGCGGACCGGATCGAGGCGTCGCACTGGCACATCGAGTTGCCCGAGGTCGACTCGGCGACGCTGCGCGCCGCCGTGGACGCCTTCACCGCCGCCGACGAGGTGCTTGTCGAGCGGATGACCAAGCAGGGGCGACGCACCTTCGACGCCCGTGCTGCAGTTATGTCGATCGATGTCCTGTCCCCGACGCAGACGCCTTCCGGGGCGCCGGCCGTACCGTGTGCGATACTCGAACTGGTCGTGCGGCAGGTCACCCCGTCCGTACGGCCCGATGACGTCCTTTCCGGCCTCCGCGTGGTGGCCGACCTGGAGCCGCCGGTCTCGCCGAGGGTGACCCGGCTGGCTCAGGGCACGCTGACCGCGCAGGGTGCGATCGTGGATCCGTTGGATGCGGACCGCGGCGGGGCAGCCATCGTTGGGCACTGA